The Polyangium aurulentum genomic interval AGGAGAACTCCAGGTTGTAGCTGCCGAGGTACTGTAGGTTGCTCTTGTCCACGTACCAGTACTCGGTGTCGGCGTTGTAGCCTCCGATGGCGTTGCGGCCGATGACGAGGATACGCCCGAAGGGCCGGCCGTTCGTGTAATAGCCGGTGTGGCTCCGCCAATCGTACCCCCCCGTATAGTCGAGCTGGGCTAGCTCCGCCGAGTCGACGTTCTCGTCGTCCACGCCTGCGTCCGCCGCGCCGCAACCGGCAGCGAAACCAAGTGTAACAATGGCGCAAAACGCAATGGCTTTCCTCACGAGCGACCTCCTCTGAACATGGCACCGCGCGCGCACGGCCCAACGCGACATGCGCCTCCGGCGGCTTGGATGCGCGTAGGCTAAAGAGCTGCCCGCTCGTCCGTCAAGCTCTGTCAGACCGAAACGTGTTTCGCGTGCCCCAGCAGCCGAGGCGCATTCCGGCACAGGCATTGCAGCTCCGATCGTCCATGCAAGCTCGTCCATACCTGATCTGTCTCGCCTCCGCGCTCCTCGCCGCCTGCGGGGCGGCCAACGCGGACAAGCCGCAAAACCCCGATCCCCAGGACGAATCGCACCAGGGGAACACGGCGGAGATCTCGGAAGGCGGCACGCTGTACGCCGCGAATTGCGCGAAGTGCCACGGCCCGACCGGCGCAGGCACGGACGAGGTGCCGGCCGTGGTCGGCGACAACGCGCTCCCGCTCGACCCGGGGCCGAAATCGAAGATCCGCAAGACGCAGTTCGTCACCGCGAAGGACGTGTTCGATTTCATCAAAGCGAACATGCCGCAGGACAAACCCGGGAGCCTGAGCGACAATCAGTACTACGCGATCCTCGCGTTCGATCTGAAGCTGAACGGGGTGGATCTGCAGGGCAAGAAGGTCGACCCGACGACGGCGCCGACGATCAGGTTGCCGAAGCGGTAGGGGGCGAAGACGCCCATCGGCCCGGCGACGACGTCGGCCACGGAGTCGACGTCGAACGTCTTCGCGTAAACTGTATCACCCGCAGAGTCGAGCTTCAGCAGATGAGAGTCGTGATCTCAGGCTCACGCGGGGAGGTGTCACGCTCCTCCGTAGGATCAGGCACCGGCATGGCGTTCGCATTGCAAGGTTCGAGCGTCGCCGGAAGTTGCGCAATTCGGGCCAATTTCGCTCGAATTGCGCCAATTTTGCGCGTAATGAGCACCTGAACGGGAATGCGGCCAGGGCGGGGTGCACGAGGGGCGCCGGAACCTCGCGCCCCGGAGCGTGGCACGTGCGCTGCAGGAATTCGACGCGCGCCGCCCATGATGGTCGGCGTACGGCGTCTGCTTGCTTTTTCCGAAAAAATTCAGCCGCGGGCGTCCTCCCGCAAGGCTTTCGGCGAGCGCGCGGGGCCGGTGGCCACGGTCGTCTGCAAACCACTGGAGATCCACATGCAGAATGATGACAGGGCGTTCGTGAACAGCCTCCTCTCGCTCTCGACGCAGCTCCCGGATGGGGCCGCGCCGGCCTCGGCGCTGGCAGCCGAGGTCCCGCCGCTCGCGCAGGGCAAGTCCGTGGCCGCCAAGCTCGACAAGCTCGCGGCCTCCGAGCGGAACGAGGTCTGCCACCAGAAATGGTGGGAGTACCCCACCTTCAATCCCGCGGAGGAGGCTGATTCCGCGGAGCACCTCACCTCCGCCGAGCTCCTCGCGTCCGTCAAGGCCGCGCAGGATTGACGGTCCCCTGACGCAGGTCGCCCGCGGCCCTGGTCGGAGTGCGTCTCGACAGACCAGGCCGCGGGCGACACGCCCCGAGCGCCTCTCCATCGCGGTGACCCTGAATCGATCCGAGGAGCCATGCAAGCCAAGCCAGCCAAGCCCCGCCCCGTGCAATTCATCATCAAGGTCTCGAAGTTCTGCAACCTGCGCTGCACGTATGGTTACGAGTACCCCGAACTCGGGGACAAGACCACGATGACGCACGAGCAGCTCGACCGGATGTACACGCACATCGCGGACTACTACGGCTCGCTGGACGAGCCGACCACGGTCAAATTCATCTGGCACGGGGGCGAGCCGCTCCTCGTGGACCCCGAGGTCTACTGGACGACGTTCGCGCGGCAGCGGGAGATCTTCGGCCCGATCCGCGTCGAGAACGTGGTCCAGACGAACCTGACCGTGCTCGACGACGAGCGCCTCCGTCTCCTCAAGGAGGGTTTCAATGGGGTGGGCGTGTCCCTGGACCTCTTCGGGGGCATGCGGGTCAACCTCGCCGGAAAGGATTCGCAAGATCGCGTGCTCGCCAACCTCGACCGGCTGCGGAAGGCAGACGTCAGGTTCGGGGGGATCACCGTCCTTTCGCGCAAGAACGCGGGTCACATCAAATCGATCTTCCGGTTTTACGAGGGGCTCGGCGTGTCGTTCCGCCTGCTGCCGCTCTTCGCGGGCGCATATCCGGATCAGCATGCCGGTTACGAGATCACGGCGAAGGAGACCCTCGAAGCGCTCTGCACCGTCGTCGACCTCTGGCTCCAGAGCGACAAGAACCTCACCATCGCGCCGGTGACCGACCACATTCGCTCGGTGATCCGGTATCTCACGCCGGGGATGCCGTCCATCTTCTACAGCCGGCGCGCGTGGGAGACGGCGGTGGTGGTGAACACGCGAGGCGAAGCGTATGCCGACGCAGAAGCCTACGAGCCGGACTACAGCTACGGCAATATCTTCACGACGCCGCTCCGGGAGCTGTTCGCGTCCGCGAACCGGAAGAAATCGCTCGACGCCTCGGAGCTACGCATGGCGGCCTCCTGCGCGAAATGCAACTACTTCGGCGCCTGCAGCGGCTATACCAAGGGGGAGTACGTCGAGAGCTTCGCGGACTCGCCGCGGGTCGGAGACATCCTGCTCTGCACGGTCGAGCGGGGGCTGCTCCAGCACATCGAGAAGCGGCTGCGGGAGACGGGGCTTTATGGAGACCCGACCCGAGCCGACCTCGATCGGATCCGGGCCGAGCGGCTCACCGCCGAGGAGCCCGCCCTGCAAGCGCCCTCGTTCGCAGGCTAGCGTTGACGGCCAGCGCATTCCACGTATCCTCCTCGGTTCGTTCCCATCGAGCCGGGGAGGACATTTTCAATGAAACGAATGACACGTCCGCGCAAGGCGTTCGCCGGGGCGGCGCTTCTGTTCATGGCGGCTTGTGGCCCGAGCCAGAGCTCGTCCGAGGCCCTGCCCGCGACCAGGACTTCTTCGCCGGAGATGCCCAGTCAGCTCCGCGCGGCGTACATCGCAGCGGTGCAGCGCGAGGCACCTCCGTCGTACGCGGCGACGATGACGGACGGTCGCGCGCGTTTGTCGAATGCGGCGCAGCGGTTCGTTGGGGCGGTCGATGAAAGTGGGTTGACGGTCACGCCCGACGAAGAATCGTGGCAGCTCGGCCTGCGTACGACCGCGTTCGGGTGTGAAGGCGCGACGGTGCCGGTGGCGGAGGCCGCGCTCGCGGTGGACGGGAATCGGGTCGAGCTTCGACGTGATGGTCTTTCGGAGTGGTACCTCAACGGCCGGCTCGGCGTGGAGCAGGGATTCGTCTTGCATGAGCCGCCGGCCTGCGCGGGGCTGAAGACCATGAAAATGGCCATCGACGGCGATCTCTCGGCGCGGCTCGACGACGCGGACGGCGATGGTCGCGGGGAAGCGGTGTGGTTCGCCCATGGCGAGCGGGCAAAGACGCTCTCCTATACGGACCTGTCCGTGACCGATGCGACGGGACGCGCATTGCCGGCCTGGTTCTCTTTGGCGGACGGTGTGGTCTCGGTCGTCCTCGACGACGCGGCGGCCGTGTATCCGCTGGCCGTCGATCCACTGCTCTGGATGGAGCAGGCGAAGGTTCTGGCGAGCGACGGCGCGACGGACGATTATTTCGGGATCAAGGTGGCGCTTTCGGGGGACACGGCGTTCGTGGGGGCCTTCCAGGACGACATGAGCAAGGGGGCGGTCTACGTATTCGTGCAGAATGGCGGGATCTGGACCGAGCAGGCGAAGCTCGTGGGCAGCGACTCTGCGGCGTACGACCGCTTCGGTGCTGCGGTAGCGTTATCAGGGGACACGGCGCTCGTGGGGGCATGGGGGAATGCCATCGGCGCGAACCAGAACCAAGGGGCGGCCTACGTGTTTGTGCGGAGCGGCGGGGTCTGGACCGAGCAGGCGAAGCTCGTGGCCAGCGACGGCCAGGATGAATCCCATTTCGGCCGTGCGGTGTCGTTGTCGGGGGATACGGCGCTCGTTGGGGCCGTGAACCACGACGTCGGCGGGAATATCTGGCAGGGATCGGCCTACGTATTCGTACGCAACAACGGCGTATGGGCCCAGCAGGCGCAGCTCGTGGCCAGCGACGGCGAGCCGGAGAGCAGCTTTGGTTATTCGGTGTCGCTGTCGGGCGATACGGCGCTCGTGGCGGCTTCCGCAGCCGATATCGGACAAATCGTCGATCAGGGAGCGGCCTACGTCTTCGTGCGTAATGGGGCGACCTGGACCGAGCAGGCGAAGCTCGTGGCCAGCGACGGCGCGGCGAGCGATTTCCTCGGTTACGAGGTGGCCTTGTCCGGGGACACGGCGATCGTGACGGCATTCAGCGACGATATCGGAGGAAACGAGGACCAAG includes:
- a CDS encoding FG-GAP repeat protein, which translates into the protein MKRMTRPRKAFAGAALLFMAACGPSQSSSEALPATRTSSPEMPSQLRAAYIAAVQREAPPSYAATMTDGRARLSNAAQRFVGAVDESGLTVTPDEESWQLGLRTTAFGCEGATVPVAEAALAVDGNRVELRRDGLSEWYLNGRLGVEQGFVLHEPPACAGLKTMKMAIDGDLSARLDDADGDGRGEAVWFAHGERAKTLSYTDLSVTDATGRALPAWFSLADGVVSVVLDDAAAVYPLAVDPLLWMEQAKVLASDGATDDYFGIKVALSGDTAFVGAFQDDMSKGAVYVFVQNGGIWTEQAKLVGSDSAAYDRFGAAVALSGDTALVGAWGNAIGANQNQGAAYVFVRSGGVWTEQAKLVASDGQDESHFGRAVSLSGDTALVGAVNHDVGGNIWQGSAYVFVRNNGVWAQQAQLVASDGEPESSFGYSVSLSGDTALVAASAADIGQIVDQGAAYVFVRNGATWTEQAKLVASDGAASDFLGYEVALSGDTAIVTAFSDDIGGNEDQGSAYVFVRNGATWTEQAKLVASDGGQGDRFGDAVVLSGDLALLGATSNIAGAVDQGAVYVFSRDGAVWTEQTKLVASDGAEDDMFGLALALSGNTLLVGAPRDDIGGNVNQGSFYVFDFPQKPNGDPCTMGIECTSGSCVGGVCVEQEGGGGNGGGGGAGNDSGSGGGNGSGDGAGCDCRTAAGSPGPWSCAALSFLGLALLLARRRSSLR
- a CDS encoding radical SAM protein, producing the protein MQAKPAKPRPVQFIIKVSKFCNLRCTYGYEYPELGDKTTMTHEQLDRMYTHIADYYGSLDEPTTVKFIWHGGEPLLVDPEVYWTTFARQREIFGPIRVENVVQTNLTVLDDERLRLLKEGFNGVGVSLDLFGGMRVNLAGKDSQDRVLANLDRLRKADVRFGGITVLSRKNAGHIKSIFRFYEGLGVSFRLLPLFAGAYPDQHAGYEITAKETLEALCTVVDLWLQSDKNLTIAPVTDHIRSVIRYLTPGMPSIFYSRRAWETAVVVNTRGEAYADAEAYEPDYSYGNIFTTPLRELFASANRKKSLDASELRMAASCAKCNYFGACSGYTKGEYVESFADSPRVGDILLCTVERGLLQHIEKRLRETGLYGDPTRADLDRIRAERLTAEEPALQAPSFAG
- a CDS encoding c-type cytochrome, which gives rise to MQARPYLICLASALLAACGAANADKPQNPDPQDESHQGNTAEISEGGTLYAANCAKCHGPTGAGTDEVPAVVGDNALPLDPGPKSKIRKTQFVTAKDVFDFIKANMPQDKPGSLSDNQYYAILAFDLKLNGVDLQGKKVDPTTAPTIRLPKR